The Callospermophilus lateralis isolate mCalLat2 chromosome 3, mCalLat2.hap1, whole genome shotgun sequence genome has a segment encoding these proteins:
- the Fbxl22 gene encoding F-box and leucine-rich protein 22, with protein sequence MHITQLNRECLLHLFSFLDKDSRKNLARTCSQLHDVFEDPALWPLLNFRSLTELKKDNFLLGPALRSLSICWHSSQVQVCSIEDWLKSTFQRSICSRHESLVSEFLLQVCDRCPNLASVTLSGCGHVTDDCLARLLRSCPRLRALRLENCARVTNRTLAAVAAHGGALQTLHVDFCRNVSAAGLRRLRAACPRLVLRAEHSAAMIPDQVPRPPASGTALRKLLPS encoded by the exons ATGCACATAACCCAGCTTAACCGGGAGTGCCTGCTGCATCTCTTCTCTTTCCTGGACAAGGACAGCAGGAAGAACCTTGCCAGGACCTGCTCCCAGCTCCATGATGTGTTTGAGGACCCTGCTCTTTGGCCTCTGCTGAACTTCCGTTCCCTCACTGAGCTTAAGAAGGACAACTTCCTTCTGGGCCCAGCGCTGCGCAGCCTGTCCATCTGCTGGCACTCCAGCCAGGTGCAGGTGTGCAGCATTGAGGACTGGCTTAAGAGCACCTTCCAGAGGAGCATCTGTAGCCGGCATGAGAGCCTGGTCAGTGAATTCCTCCTCCAGGTGTGTGACAG GTGCCCCAACCTGGCGTCCGTCACGCTGTCAGGCTGCGGCCACGTCACCGACGACTGCCTGGCCCGCCTGCTGCGCAGTTGCCCGCGCCTGCGCGCGCTGCGCCTGGAAAACTGCGCGCGCGTGACCAACCGCACGCTGGCAGCCGTGGCGGCGCACGGGGGCGCGCTGCAAACGCTGCACGTGGACTTCTGCCGCAACGTGAGCGCCGCGGGCCTGCGCCGCCTGCGCGCCGCCTGCCCGCGTCTGGTCCTGCGCGCCGAACACAGCGCGGCCATGATCCCCGACCAAGTCCCGCGCCCGCCAGCGTCGGGCACGGCTCTCCGCAAGCTGCTGCCTAGCTAG